The following coding sequences lie in one Arabidopsis thaliana chromosome 3, partial sequence genomic window:
- a CDS encoding Cysteine proteinases superfamily protein (Cysteine proteinases superfamily protein; CONTAINS InterPro DOMAIN/s: Ovarian tumour, otubain (InterPro:IPR003323); BEST Arabidopsis thaliana protein match is: Cysteine proteinases superfamily protein (TAIR:AT2G38025.1); Has 631 Blast hits to 631 proteins in 129 species: Archae - 0; Bacteria - 0; Metazoa - 270; Fungi - 54; Plants - 235; Viruses - 0; Other Eukaryotes - 72 (source: NCBI BLink).) translates to MMICYSPITTCSRNAISIKRHLGSRLYGVVAHGSSKFSCYSLLSGLSRRHYTGFRVSVSNRPSSWHDKGLFGSVLINRPTVAPKEKLEVSFLSPEANMKCSKIESNMRNLYCYSRFAYTGVIVSLLVCYSSTSQSAYADSSRDKDANNVHHHSSDGKFHNGKRVYTDYSIIGIPGDGRCLFRSVAHGFCLRSGKLAPGEKMQRELADELRTRVSIYG, encoded by the exons ATGATGATTTGTTACTCTCCAATTACAACATGTTCTAGGAATGCTATCAGTATCAAGAGGCATTTAGGCTCTCGCCTCTACGGCGTTGTGGCTCACGGATCATCTAAATTCTCCTGCTACAGTCTTTTATCAGGACTTTCAAGAAGACATTATACCGGTTTTCGTGTATCGGTCTCTAATAGACCTTCTAGTTGGCACGATAAAGGACTTTTTGGGTCAGTATTGATCAATCGACCAACTGTTGCTCCTAAGGAAAAGCTTGAAGTTTCTTTCTTGTCCCCTGAGGCTAATATGAAATGCTCGAAGATAGAATCTAACATGAGAAATCTCTATTGTTATTCAAGATTTGCATATACAGGTGTGATTGTTAGCTTGCTTGTTTGTTATTCTTCGACTTCCCAATCAGCGTACGCAGATTCTTCAAGGGATAAAGATGCTAACAACGTGCATCATCATTCGTCTGATGGTAAATTCCACAATGGGAAAAGAGTTTATACTGATTACTCTATCATTG GTATTCCGGGGGATGGCAGATGTTTGTTTCGTTCTGTAGCTCACGGATTCTGCTTACGCTCTGGGAAACTAGCTCCAGGCGAGAAGATGCAGAGAGAACTCGCTGACGAATTACGTACCAGGGTAAGTATCTATGGTTAA
- a CDS encoding Cysteine proteinases superfamily protein produces MMICYSPITTCSRNAISIKRHLGSRLYGVVAHGSSKFSCYSLLSGLSRRHYTGFRVSVSNRPSSWHDKGLFGSVLINRPTVAPKEKLEVSFLSPEANMKCSKIESNMRNLYCYSRFAYTGVIVSLLVCYSSTSQSAYADSSRDKDANNVHHHSSDGKFHNGKRVYTDYSIIGIPGDGRCLFRSVAHGFCLRSGKLAPGEKMQRELADELRTRVADEFIQRRQETEWFVEGDFDTYVRQIRDPHVWGGEPELFMASHVLQMPITVYMKDDKAGGLISIAEYGQEYGKDDPIRVLYHGFGHYDALLLHESKASIPKSKL; encoded by the exons ATGATGATTTGTTACTCTCCAATTACAACATGTTCTAGGAATGCTATCAGTATCAAGAGGCATTTAGGCTCTCGCCTCTACGGCGTTGTGGCTCACGGATCATCTAAATTCTCCTGCTACAGTCTTTTATCAGGACTTTCAAGAAGACATTATACCGGTTTTCGTGTATCGGTCTCTAATAGACCTTCTAGTTGGCACGATAAAGGACTTTTTGGGTCAGTATTGATCAATCGACCAACTGTTGCTCCTAAGGAAAAGCTTGAAGTTTCTTTCTTGTCCCCTGAGGCTAATATGAAATGCTCGAAGATAGAATCTAACATGAGAAATCTCTATTGTTATTCAAGATTTGCATATACAGGTGTGATTGTTAGCTTGCTTGTTTGTTATTCTTCGACTTCCCAATCAGCGTACGCAGATTCTTCAAGGGATAAAGATGCTAACAACGTGCATCATCATTCGTCTGATGGTAAATTCCACAATGGGAAAAGAGTTTATACTGATTACTCTATCATTG GTATTCCGGGGGATGGCAGATGTTTGTTTCGTTCTGTAGCTCACGGATTCTGCTTACGCTCTGGGAAACTAGCTCCAGGCGAGAAGATGCAGAGAGAACTCGCTGACGAATTACGTACCAGG GTTGCTGATGAGTTTATCCAAAGAAGACAGGAAACAGAATG GTTCGTGGAAGGAGATTTCGACACCTACGTCAGACAAATTCGGGATCCACACGTGTGGGGAGGTGAACCTGAACTCTTCATGGCTTCACACGTTCTCCA GATGCCAATCACAGTGTATATGAAAGACGATAAAGCTGGAGGACTGATAAGTATTGCAGAATATGGTCAAGAATACGGTAAAGACGACCCAATCCGAGTCCTATACCATGGTTTTGGTCATTACGATGCCCTTTTGCTTCACGAGAGTAAAGCTTCGATtccaaaatctaaactttaG